One genomic region from Flavobacterium lindanitolerans encodes:
- the rplI gene encoding 50S ribosomal protein L9, with protein sequence MELILKKDVQNLGFKDDIVTVKNGYGRNYLIPQGFAHMATPSAKKVLAENLRQKAHKEAKIVEDAKKLAEALKALEIKISAKAGGEKLFGSITNIDIAEALEKQGQSIDRKFITSGIVKRTGKYNATVRLHREVIVDLPYEIVAEK encoded by the coding sequence ATGGAACTTATATTAAAAAAAGACGTTCAAAATTTAGGTTTTAAAGATGATATCGTAACTGTAAAAAACGGATACGGACGTAACTACTTAATCCCACAAGGATTCGCTCACATGGCAACTCCTTCTGCGAAAAAAGTATTGGCTGAAAACCTAAGACAAAAAGCGCACAAAGAAGCTAAAATTGTTGAAGATGCTAAGAAATTGGCTGAAGCACTTAAAGCTCTTGAAATCAAAATTTCAGCTAAAGCTGGTGGTGAAAAACTTTTCGGTTCTATCACTAACATCGATATCGCTGAAGCTTTGGAGAAGCAAGGTCAATCAATCGACAGAAAATTCATCACTTCTGGAATCGTTAAGCGTACTGGTAAATACAATGCGACTGTAAGATTACACAGAGAGGTTATTGTTGATTTGCCTTACGAAATCGTAGCTGAAAAATAA